In Penaeus monodon isolate SGIC_2016 unplaced genomic scaffold, NSTDA_Pmon_1 PmonScaffold_19556, whole genome shotgun sequence, the DNA window GCCGACCCGACGACGGCGCGAGCGCGCCGAACGCGACGACGCGCCGACGAAACGGACCGCGCGCGAACGACGAGCGACGCCCGCGAACCACGCGAAACGCGAACGCGCCGACGAACGCGACACCCGCGACACGACGCGACGACGGAGCGAACCGAACGCGACCGCGACGACGACGAAACGCGGCGACGACGAAGAACCGACGACGAACGCGACGCGACCGACCGACGACGCGGAACGACGAACGAACGCCGAACCCGAACGCGCGAACCGCGAACCGCGCACGGAACGCCGACGCGGACGGACGAACCGAACCGCGACGGCCGAGGCGACGACGAACGCGACCGCGACGAGACGACGCGCGACCGAACGACGCGACCGGACCGACGAGACGAGACGACGACCCGAAACACGCGCGACGGACCGACGCAACCGGACGAACCCGAACGACCGACGCGAACCGACCGGACGCCGCGAAAACCGACGCGAACGACGAACGCGAACGGACGATGCCGAACGCGACGCCGAAACGACCGCGAACCGACGCCGGGAACGACAACGCGCGCGAGGACGACGAACGACGCGACGCCGACGACGACCGACCGGAACCCGAACGACGACCGAACGCGAGCGGAGAAGGCGAACGCGGAACGGACGCGACCCAACGGAAACGCGGCGCGAACGCGCGACGAACGACGGACGAACGACGGCGAAACCGAAACGGACGCGAACGACGACGGCGACCGAAACGAAAACGCGGACCGAACGACCGACGAACCGAGACGCGCGAACGGACGCGAACGACCGATCGCGTACGGCGAACGAACGACCGAACCCGCGACCGAACGCGGACGCAGAACGACCGACCGACGAAAAAAAAACGCCGAACGCCGCGCCACGAACGCGACCGCGAGACGACGACGCGACGACGACCGCCGAAACGCGACGCGACGCGACGACGCGACGAACGCCGA includes these proteins:
- the LOC119569885 gene encoding uncharacterized protein LOC119569885 — encoded protein: RRGGTAWGRTRRRRSDADTNGRHRRPNDRTRDAPDADPTTARARRTRRRADETDRARTTSDAREPRETRTRR
- the LOC119569886 gene encoding pre-mRNA-splicing factor 38B-like, coding for MPNATPKRPRTDAGNDNAREDDERRDADDDRPEPERRPNASGEGERGTDATQRKRGANARRTTDERRRNRNGRERRRRPKRKRGPNDRRTETRERTRTTDRVRRTNDRTRDRTRTQNDRPTKKKRRTPRHERDRETTTRRRPPKRDATRRRDERRRTRTGPDERNERERRTRRDERANRAERTDNDRTERRNDGRETER